GTCAGGTTCGGCGAGTCATCGATGTAGAGCGGAGCTTCGCTGATCTCGCTCATCCGGCGGGCCAGCTTGGTCCAGTCGTCATCGCTCATCCGGCCCGAACGCATATCGGCCAGCTTGATTTTCGCCTCGGCCGAGAGCAGGCGCATGACGATCTCGGACTTGCTCATTTCCAGCGAGAAGATGACGCTGGCCATCCGATGCTTGATCGAGCAGGACCGCATGAAATCCAGTCCCAGCGTCGATTTCCCGACGCCGGGACGTGCCGCGATGATGATCATCTGCCCGGGGTGCAGGCCGTTGGTGATCTCGTCGAACTCGGTGAACCCGGTCGGCACACCGCGCGAGATGCCGCCCTGCGAGGCGATCGCATCGATCTCGTCCATCGTGGGCTGCAGGAGATCTTCTAGCGCGACGAAGTCCTCCGAGGCGCGCCGCTCGGTGACGTCGTAGATCTCGGCCTGCGCCCGGTCCACCACGTCGGTGACATCGGCGCCGTCGGCCCCGGCGTAGCCGTACTGGACCACCCGGGTGCCCGCCTCCACCAACCGGCGCAACAGCGCCTTCTCGGCCACGATGCCGGCGTAGAAACCGGCATTGGCCGCAGTGGGCACGGTGGAGATCAGCGTGTGCAGATACGGGGCCCCGCCGATCCGACGCAACAGCCCGCGGCGATCGAGCTCGGCGGCGACCGTGACGGCGTCAGCCGGCTCACCCCGGCCGTACAGATCGAGGATGGCGTCGTAGACGTTCTGGTGTGCCGGGCGGTAGAAGTCGCCGGGACGGAGCCGCTCGAGGACGTCGGCGATCGCGTCCTTGCTCAACAGCATGCCGCCGAGGACCGCCTGCTCGGCCGCCATGTCCTGCGGCGGCTGCCGGCCGAAGTCCTCCCCAGGCGGAGG
Above is a window of Mycolicibacterium boenickei DNA encoding:
- the dnaB gene encoding replicative DNA helicase gives rise to the protein MAVVDDLGYPDSDTDGPPPGEDFGRQPPQDMAAEQAVLGGMLLSKDAIADVLERLRPGDFYRPAHQNVYDAILDLYGRGEPADAVTVAAELDRRGLLRRIGGAPYLHTLISTVPTAANAGFYAGIVAEKALLRRLVEAGTRVVQYGYAGADGADVTDVVDRAQAEIYDVTERRASEDFVALEDLLQPTMDEIDAIASQGGISRGVPTGFTEFDEITNGLHPGQMIIIAARPGVGKSTLGLDFMRSCSIKHRMASVIFSLEMSKSEIVMRLLSAEAKIKLADMRSGRMSDDDWTKLARRMSEISEAPLYIDDSPNLTMMEIRAKGRRLAQKADLKLVVVDYMQLMSSGKKYESRQQEVSDFSRSLKLMAKELEVPVIAISQLNRGPEQRTDKRPQVSDLRESGSLEQDADMVLLLHRPDAIDREDPRGGEADIILGKHRNGPTANITVAHQLHFSRFTNMAR